Below is a genomic region from candidate division KSB1 bacterium.
TGAGCGAGAGGAAGGCCAGCGAAACCGGCGTATGGCGCCGAGAATCAATGCGGCAAGGATAACGGCTGCAAAAGGCGTCATATCGAGGCCTTGGCGGAAACGGAAAGTTTGATCAACACCGTAGTATTGAAAAGCAGCCCAGAAAAAGGGGAGGGATTTGTCAGTTTCCAATAAAGCCAATTTGGCACGTCGAAGCGCTTCTGCCGCCGACTCGCCGCCGCGCAGATGGCGATAAAATTCTGCAGCAAGCCGGGAGCTGGCTTCGGCCTCGGCCGGCCACAAGCTGCCGATGACACTCGGAATCCCGGCGGCGCGAAACGCCTGCACAAAACCTTGAAGGCCTTCGCTGCCACGCAAGACGCCGGACGCGGTGTTGCAACTGCTTAAAAACGCCAGCCGCCCGTCCGGCAGGTGCATGGCAAAGATTTCGAAGGCATAGAGGCTCGTCGAGCCGGTCTCTCGTTCCTCCAAAATAATTCGTGAAGACAACGGCTCGGCATTTTGCGCTTCGCTGTGCACGGCAAAATGCAAGATCGCAGATTGTCTCAAATCATTTCGCCATTCCGTGCCGGTGGAAAAGGGCCCCTCCACAATTTCAACTGCAGCCCGGCCTAAAATTTTCCGAATCTTCAGAACTTCGCTGCGGGTCTGCCAAAGGTCGGCAAAGCCGTTTGTGCTGTTATCTAATCGAGGCATCGCTTGGGCAAGCGCAACAACGGTGGCCGGTGTTTGCGCGTGGCGCGATTGCTGATTGAATGCAGCCTGTAGCGAGCTGGCATAGCGCACGGTATAATTTTTCAGCGCGAACGGCAATTGCCGATAATTTTTTGCCAGCGTATCCGTTGTGGCGTCCGTCAACAAAATTTCAAAAGGCAAAAAATGCAATTGTTCATCAGGAATTAAAAGCAATTTTTTGCCGGGCGTTTTGTCAATAAAGCCGGCCAGGAGCAATTGATAGAGCTGGCTTGCGGTCCGCGGCTGGTATCGAAAAAGCAGGGGCGAAATCAATTGTAAATGCTGCGAATCTTGCAGCGCATAATGCAACGCCGGATTCACCTGGCTGATGAGAGCTTGCAACTCTGTTTTTTTAATTTCCAACTCATGAGCTTGAATCGTCTCGCCATCCAAGGCCAAAATAAGCACCCCATCTTCACCCACTAAATAAACCAGCGCCACTTCCTGCCGTTTGGCCAACTCTTGTTGAAAAGAAGACAACTGCAAGCTAGTGTAGGCACTAAAATTTTTTCCCGCAGCCAAGCCGATTTTTTCCCAAAGCTGATTTTGCCGGAGCTCAAGGCCGGCAATCTCGAGCCGCAGTTGTATCATTTTATCGCTCGCCGAATCGGCCGCCATAAGCCTGGCGAGCTGCAGACGCTTTTGCAAAAGCAGGGTATCGAGCCGGGCGCCTTGCTGGCGAAAGCTGTCAGCGAGAGCGGTATATGTAAATAACCCGCTTTGTTGCAATCGCCGGCGCACCACGAGATCGCGCATTTGTTCGATACTTTCCAAGGCTCGCGCCGGTTCGTGCAGGCGAATATAGGCGCGGCTCAATGCAAAAAATAATTCCTTTTCCAAGGGCAGAAGCGAAGAAGTGGCAGCCGCATGTTCGGAAAAAATTCGCCGCGATACCAAGGCCGCCGCTTCGCTCAGAATGGCGGCCGCCTTGTCATTATTGCCTGAGGCAGCGGCTATCCGGCCCAATCCGTTCATGCTCGCAATAAGAGGAAGATAAAATCCCGCTTCGGCGCTCAATCGTTGCGCCTCACGAAAATGTTCCTCGGCTTGGCGCACTTGCCGATTATGCAATTCCGCTTCGCCCAATTGGACAAGCGCTTCGATCACGCCGGTTTTCAACTGCGCGCGCCGAGCCAATGACAGCGCTGTGGCGGCCGCCTTTTCCACCATGTTCCAGTTATCGCGTTTTTGCCACAATCCGGCAAAGTTTAAAAGGATGCCGCACTCCAATTCTTTTAGATCACCTTTTCTTGCGATGGTCAGGGCTTCTTCGTAATGTTTCTCCGCCTCATCAAAGCGATGCAGCTCGGCAAGCGAAACGGCCTGACTCTGCAAGCACGAAGCGAGATAAAGCATTTGTTGGTGCTTGCGCGCAAAAGCGATCACTTCCTCAAAATAAGCCAGGGCTTGGTAATGATCTCCAACTGCCTGATACACCCCGGCCAAATTATGCATCATAATTTGACGATTGCTCTCATTTTTTGATGAATCGGCCCATTGATACGCTTGCATTCGCTCCTGTCTCTCCTTTTCATACAGGCCCATCGCATGATAGGCCTCTGCCGCATAATGATGCGCCTGCATCTTGCCATATTGATTATGCAGCCTTGTCGATATTTCCGCCACTATTTTCGCCTGCGCAAGAGCCTGCTGCAAGCGGCCTTGCCGCAATCGCAGACCCGAAATCGTTGCCGCCAGATCGGATTGCAAAGTGAGATATCCGATTTCACGGCTCAATTGTTCAGCGCGGCTTAAAATTGAATCAGCACTATGAAAGCGGCCTTGCCGCATGAACAGATAACCTTTAAAATGCAGAAGCTGGGCTTCGCCATCTTTGTCGTTTATGGTTGCCGTCGCCGCCAGGCCTCGATCAACAACGGTTTGTGCTGAATCCAGTTTGTTGATGAGCATAAGCTGCATGGCCCACTGATAGTAAACGCGCCAGCTTGTAAGACCGGCGGCAGAGAGTTTCGCAAATTGGGTCATGGCTGCTTCGAGCCGGCCTCGCGATTTTTCCCAATAAGCCAAAGCATATTGCGCCGGCCAATCTCGAGGGTTTTTAGCAAGACGGGCCGTTAAATGTTCGCGCACTTGTTGTTCGAGTCCAAACGCCGGCGCCAGATCGATCAACTTTTGGTGCCGCGATAAAAATTCGGTGCGATGCTGCACGGCTTGCCAGCAATATTCGGCGTTTCGCTTGCTATCGCCCTGTATCTCGGCGAGGAAGGACAGCGCGCTGTAAACTTCGCCAGCCGGCGCGCCGCGGGTGAGTAAATTCTTGAAGAAGGCCTGGCCTTGATCAAAACGCCCTTCGAGCGCATAACATTCGGCGAGGCGCCAGTAGGCGTTGAAATAGTAATCCTTCCCCAACAGCATCGTTGAGAAGAGCCGCCGGGCGGTGGGATAATCGTCTTCGCCCATCGCTTGCGCGGCGCGCCAATACGCTGTGGGAATCTGCTGCGCGCGCGCCGATGGTGAAAGCATGACAACCAACAACAACATGAAAACGCCTCGCGCGAAAGAGGCGATCAGATTATACTCCCGCCGGTGTCGAGAGACGCCACCTTCCTTCATCATCACGATCAATTAATTTTCTTCTGCAGTTTTCTTGCGTTCGAGTAACTGGACCATCACCGGGATATCCGTCGTCGGCAATTGGCAGGTGTAGTTTTCGCAAACATACACCGTCGCCTTTTGATTCAAGCTCGTCATGGATTTGACAAACGGCAAAAACCGGCTGAAATAATCCTGGCCTTCGCCGCCGTCCATGAGCAGCAAAATTTTGTTGGGCATGAAACGCCCATGCACCGCGCGCAGCATCAAACGGGTGTCCGGCGCCTGCGGTTGGCCGGCGATGAAGATCTGGTTCGGCTTGTCGAGGCTGAAGTCGACGGCGGTGAGCATTTGCGGCATGGCGTGCGGAATGCTTTGCAAACGCCCGGCGAAGAGCCGCAGGGTTTTTTCGGCCATGTCCCACCATTCTTTTCTGTCAAGCATCTGCGAGAGACGGAGAAGATTCAAGACCGCGATGGAATTGCCCGAAGGCTCGGCGCCGTCGTAATCTTCTTTCGTGCGCAATAAGATCGTTTCATCTTCGCCGGAGGTGTCGTAGAAACCGCCGTCGTTTTTATCCCAGAAAAGGCGGTTTTGCGTTTCCGTGAGTGCAACGGCCTGATCGACCCATTTTATGTCAAACGCGGCTTCGTAAAGATCGAGCAAGCCCATCGTGAAAAAGGCGTAATCGTCGAGATGCGCGGGATATTTCGCCTCGCCGTCGCGGTAACGGCGCTTGAGGGTTTTAGTTTGCGGATTGTAAATTTGTTTCAAGACAAAATCGGCGGCGCGCTCGGCGGCTTGCAAATATTCCGGCTCGTCGAGAACTTGATAGGCGCGGGCGAACGCCGAAATCATCAAGCCGTTCCAGGCGGTGATGATTTTGTCATCGAGCTGCGGGCGCGGCCGCGTTTTTCTCACTTCAAAGAGCTTTTTCTTGCTGTCATCCAAAATGCCTTTGATCTCGGCTTCCGAACGTTTGAAGCGGCGCGCGGCCTCGGCCAGGGTATAAGCGGCGTATAACACGTTTTTGTCGCGAAATTCGCCCTGGGGATCGCTGATGGTGTTGCCGGTATCGCTGACACCATAGCAATAATTAAAAATTTCCGCTTTTTCTGTGCCGAGCAGATCACAGATTTCATGCTGACGCCAGAGATAAAAAGCGCCTTCTTCTTTTTTATCGGGATGCGCGGCCTCCGGTGCACTGTCGGCGTCTTCCGCCGAGTAAAATCCGCCGTCGGGATGCGTCAGGTCGCGTAAAACGTAATTGAGTATGTCGTGTGCGGCATTTGCGAAGAAATCATCATGCGTAATCTGATAGGCTTCGAGATACGACCACACAAGCTGCGCCTGGTCGTAAAGCATTTTCTCGAAATGCGGCACGCGCCAATAAGCATCCACCGAATAACGGTGAAAGCCGCCGCCGAGATGATCGTTCATGCCGCCGGCCCACATTTTTCGCAACGTTGCGAGCGCCATGTCCAGCGCGCCCTTTTCGTTCGTCCGCGCATAATAACGCAGAAGAAAATTAAAAACCGCCGGCCGGGGAAATTTCGGCGCCTGGCCAAAACCGCCGAGCCGTTCGTCGTAGCTGCTGTAAAATTGCGAATAGGCGGTGCGCAAAATCGGGCCCAAAAGCAAAGTCGAATCCGGCGCGGCGGCAATCGCCGTATGTTCCTGCAAAGCTTTGATGATTTCTTCCGCGGATTTCAAAACTTGCTCGCGCTGCTCCATCCACGCGGCATGCAAGCGTTTGAGCAAATCCGGAAAGCCGGGCCGGCCGTAGCGCGAATCCGGCGGGAAATACGTGCCGGCAAAAAACGGCTGCAAATTCGGCGTGAGCCAAACCGACATCGGCCAGCCGCCGCTGCCGGTCATGGCCTGCACCGCCGTCATGTACACTTTATCGACGTCCGGCCGCTCTTCGCGATCGACTTTGATGCAGACAAAATATTCGTTCAGGAGTTTGGCGATGTCCGGATTTTCGAAGGACTCACGCTCCATCACGTGACACCAGTGGCAAGTCGAATAGCCGATGGAAAGAAAAATCGGTTTGTTTTCGCGGCGCGCTTTCTCAAAAGCTTCTTCACCCCAGGGATGCCAATCCACCGGATTAAAAGCGTGCTGCAACAGATACGGGCTTTTTTCTTCAATCAAGCGATTGGGTCTGCGGCCCTCTTGCAACTGGCGGGAAATATATTCTGAAGAAGGATTCATTCTGTCCTCGGCAATTTTTCTGGCGCTATCCAGCTTGAGAGTGGATTCGTCAGTTCCTGCTCGTTTACAATAGAAGTGGTGAGAGGAAAATACAACGACAAATAACAGCGCCACAATGCCCCAACGGCGGCGCTTGTTTATTTTTGCGGTCATCGAAAGACATTCAAAACTTTTTGTGTTGCGCCAAAATCCGCAAACAGAAAATCCGGCTTTTCAGCGCGCAAGGCTGCAACGGAATACTCCCCGGTGGCAACGGCGACAGCTGTGGCGCCATGTGGACGCGCGCAGTGGATATCGCGCGGTGTATCGCCGATCACGTAAACACGATCACGCTGCGGGCGAATCCCGAATTTCTCTTCAGCGCGGCGCAAGGCGTGCGGCACGAGTTTATTGCGATCCCATTCATCATCGCCAAAAGCGCCAAATTCAAAATACTTCCAAAGATCGAAATATGCAAGCTTGATTTCTGCCCCGCGAATCCAGTTGCCGGTTAATAATCCGATATGAATATCGGGCATTTTCTTCAATTCTTCCAACAGTTTTGGAAAACCGGGCATCACGCGCCGCGTCGGGCGCGGCCGCTGCATGTCTTCGGCGAGATGAATGAAATAGCGTTCTTTGAATTTTTCAACTTGCTCGTCTCGCCAGGCGAGATGATGCTTTTGAAACGCATCCATCAAAATTTTCGGGTCGGTTTGTCCGGCCAACAGAACGCCATCAAGTCCGCCGGCAATCCGATAAATTTCTTCAAACGCGACTTCCATGGCATGTTTGCCGGAGCCGCCGGAGTGAATCAGAGTGCCATCGATGTCGAAGAGCAGGATTTTCATGGAGTCATAAAGTGTAAAAGTAAAATGTAAAAGTAAGGCGTAAATTACGATTTACGTTTTAATCCATTCCAATCAGCGAATTCTTTTTAGAACTTTGCCATCGGTCTCAAAAATCACCGCGCCGTCGCGGTCGGTGCGCAAAAGCCGGATGCCCAGCGAGTCGTAGCGCGCCAGCACTCGCGGATCGGGATGTCCGAAATTATTCCAGCGACCCACCGAGACCACCGCCCACTGCGGACTTACCGCGCTGAGAAAATGCGGCAGGCTGGAAGATTTGCTGCCGTGATGACCGACTTTTAAAACATCGCTGTCCAATACGCCGGCAGATTCAAGCAAATGGCTTTCGCTTTCAAATTCCGCATCGCCGGGAAACAGAAAAGCGTGTTGCCCGAAAATAACTTTGATGACGATGGAAGCGTCGTTGAGCTTTTCAAAATTGAACTCGCCGCGGCACGGATGCAACACCCAAATTTCTGCGGGGGCAAAATCCGGCAGGCGTTCACCGGCGCGCAAAGTCAATACCGGCGCGCGCAAGCTGTCGGCGAGCTTCTCGCAGCGCTGTTCGAGCGGCGAATCCGTTTCAACCCCGCAAATAAAAACTTTTTTGATTTTGACTTCGCGCAACAACACCGGCAGGCCGCCGAGGTGATCAGCGTGCGGATGCGAGATGACAACGGCGTCGAGCTGGCGGATGCCGCGCGTTCGCAGAAATGGAATCAGGACACGCTCGGCGGCGTCGTAGTTTTCTTGAAGCGGACCGGCGTCGATGAGCAAGTGGCCATGGGGAAATTCAAGAAGCGCCGCGTCGCCTTGTCCAACGTCAAAAAATGTGACGCGCAATTTGGCGCCGGCAGCCCAGGCGCCCTGCCAAACGAAAATGTTGAGGACAATCAAACCGGCCAGCAGCAACCAGCGTCTTGCCAAATGCGAGCGCCGCCACTCGACAAAAAGCGCCAGCGTGATGATATAAAAAAGCAGCAGCCACGGCGAAACATAAACGCCATCGACGTAGGCAAGTGGAATCTCGGCAAGCCATTGGGTGAATTTGATCATGGCGTTGGAGGCGAAATCGGCTATAGCGCCAAAAGCTTGCAGGCCGAATTCGAGAAAAGAAAATACGCAGGCCACGGTTGTTGCAGCGACGATGATAAAGGCGGCTGGAATGATGACAAGATTTCCCAATATCGCTGTGACGGGCAGCCGTCCAAAAGCCTGCAAGGAAAAAGGCAAGATTGCCAATTGCGCGGCGAAAGAAACGGCCAATAATGAAAGCGTCCAGCGAATGGGCAGCCAACGAAATGCAAGCAGCCGCCGAAAAAGCAACGCCAGCGGCCGGTAAAGATACGCAATGCCGAGCACGGCAACGAAGGATAATTGAAAGCCAAGCTGTAAAAGCTGCAACGGCTGCCAGAGCAAAAGGATGATGGCGGCGACGCCGAGGCTGTTGTAAATATCGGCTTGGCGCTCGAGACTTTCGCCGATGATGATTACCGTCGCCATGATCGAAGCGCGAACGACCGGCGGCTGGGCGCCGGTGAGAAACATATAAAAAACTATTCCAATTAAAAAGAAAATCAGATGCCAGCGCCGGGGCACGCGCAGCAACCAGAGCGCGACGAAAATGATGAGAACGATGAAGCCGACATTTGAGCCTGACACCGCGAGGATGTGAACCAAACCGGTGCGCTGAAACGCCTCGATGATTTCTTTGGAGATTTCGTCGCGTTCGCCGATGAGCAAGCCGCGCAGCAGGGTTAAAGATTGGCCGTGTGAAAAACGGCTGAGTTGTTCATTGATCCAAATCCGGCTTTGGGCAATGGCGCGACGCCACGAGTAAGCCGGGCGGGGTTTGTCGCGCCAAAGCGGCGCCGGATCAGTGCACGAGAATATTGCCGAAATATCTTGCGCCTGCAAAAAAGCGCGATAATCAAAGGCACCGGGATTGCGGCTGCCGTCGGCGAGACGCAAAAAGCCGCGCAGCAGAAGTTGTTCGCCGACTTCAACCTCGCCGAGGCTGTCGCTAAAAACCATCACGGCACCGTTCACGTTGTTCCATCCCGCGGCGGTTCGCACGCGCTGCACAAGCAAGGGAAAACGCCAGCGTTCATGGCGGTGTTCGGGCAGGTCGTTGACTTTGCCCAAGAGCATCACTTCCGTGGAAGACTCAGCGAAAGCGCTGATGGCGTTTGGCGACGGGCTTAGCTCGAAATGCGTGCGCAACATGCCGGCGGTCAAGCAGGCCGCGAGCAGCAAATAGTCAACAGTTTGGAGGCGGGGCCAGGCATTTTTCGCAATAAATTCCGCTGAATTCTCCTCTCGTCCTTGGCGGGCGCGGTCACTTTTTCGCTGCCGCAAAAATATAAAAGCCGCGCCAGTAAATGCGATGATGAAACTGATTGACACCATCGTTCCTGGCAATTGCAGCTTGTGCTCCAAAAGGATGCCCAGGCAAAATGCAATGGCCATGAAAAAGGCCGGACGGCTAGCCATAATTAAGAAAATTTTATGTGGGTCTATGCAAATTGAAAACCGGTTCGGCGTTACACGCCGCGCATTTCGGGTGACCAGATGAATTTGTGCAATTGAATTTGCAATCGTGCTTTCACGTGATCTGCCAGCATCCACTCCGCCAGCGGCCGCAATTCCATTTCACCGAACACCGGCGAAAACAGCAGATGGAAGCGCTCATCGAGACGATGCTGTCGAATGACCTTCAATGCCCAGTCATAGTCGGCGCGATCTTTGATGACGAATTTGATTTGATCGTGCGGCTGCAAAATTTCGAGATTCGGCCAGTAATTGCGCTCAACTTCGCCGCTGCCGGGGCATTTGAGATCGACAATCTTGATCACGCGAGGATCGAGTTGGGAGAGATCGAGGCTGCCGCCGGTTTCAATCAGCACGGTATAATTCGCCGCGAGCAGGCGGTCGCACAATTCATAAATTTCTTTTTGCAGCATCGGCTCGCCGCCGGTGATCTCGACGAGTTGGCAGCCATAGCTCTCGACTGTTTTCATGATCTCGTCGAGGCTGATCTCTTCACCGCCGTAAAACGAATAAGCCGTGTCGCACCAAACACAGCGCAAATTGCAGCCGGTGGTGCGGATGAAAACGCAGGGCGTGCCGATGAAGCTCGATTCGCCTTGAATGGAATAGAAAATCTCAGTAATGCGCATAAATGAGCAAGAATCGTCTTGACATTTTCGTTATTTATAATTAGCTTTTTGATGAGCTTATCAATCTATTTGAGGTATCTTATGGCAATCGCAATCATTCCCTCCACTCCGAAAATTCAATTCACCTACGAAGATTATCTCGAGCTTCCAGATGATGGAAAACGTTACGAAATCATTGACGGGGAACTTTATATGTCCATTTCTCCAACACCCAGTCATCAAAAAATCGTCAGAAATTTTCTATTCGCGCTGACTCTTTATCTCAAAAGACATCCCGTCGGCGAGGTTATGCCGGCACCTCTGGAAGTCTTTTTCTCACAAACCAATATAGCGCAACCGGATATCATTTTTATCAGCAATGAACGCTCGGATATTATCAAACCGATTCAGATAAAAGGCGCGCCGGATTTGGTGATCGAAGTACTCTCTCCAAGCACGGAGAAACGCGACCGGACGGTCAAGTTAAAAATGTATGCTAAATTCGGCGTCCGCGAATATTGGATGGCGAAAGAAAAGACCGCCACTGTTGAAATCTTTCGTTTGCAGGATGATGAACTCGTTCCCGTCGCGCCCCTGGGAAAATCCGGTGTGCTCACTTCGCCGCTGTTTCCCGGGCTGGAGATTTCGCTGGATGAGATTTTCAGCTTTTGATCATGGCAATTCGAAATTGAAAATTTTAAATTTTCAAATTCATCTCTCACTCGAACTCCGTCGTCTCCCCGCCGCGTAAAAGATAATCCTCGTTGACACTCTTCAAAATCACCCTGCCAATATCGTGCTCGTAACGCTCTTTAACCGGGCGAATCACGATGCCTTCACGCATGTGTAGTTCCTTGCCGCTGATGGTCTCTTTTCCTCTGGTATGAGCCAGACATTCCGGCCCAAACGGCCCGCGATACAACACGTGCGCCATTGGGATGTCACGCGCCGTGCAGATTTCCACAAAATCATCATAATCGAGATAGCGGCCGTTGATGGACAGATCAAAAGCGAAATAGATCGGCTCGCCTTTTTGCACACCGTATCCCAAATCTTGTACACCCGCGCCGAACGTCTCGCCAAACAGCATGACGTTTCCGAGTCCTTGCAGCTTCTCGAACAAATTATATTTTCGCGCCATGCGCCAGTAGAGATTCTTTTCGTCTTCTTTGATCACCTTGCCGCCGGCGCCATAGCCTTTCGAGGAAACCGCGGCCACGCCATTCATGAGTCCAACCAGCGTGCAGGTCCCGTGAACTTTTTCCGTCGCCACC
It encodes:
- a CDS encoding RNA ligase (ATP) — translated: MSTFAVLVRRIEVFPHPNADLLELAKVDDYRCVIKKGEFKTGDLVAYIPEASIVPEPLLAEMGLTGRLAGPEKNRVKAVKLRGEVSQGLVYPAKSHWQEGDDVTAELGIVKWIPPIPVHLAGELAPAPEGWHGYTDIENIKRYPNVLKPGEEVVATEKVHGTCTLVGLMNGVAAVSSKGYGAGGKVIKEDEKNLYWRMARKYNLFEKLQGLGNVMLFGETFGAGVQDLGYGVQKGEPIYFAFDLSINGRYLDYDDFVEICTARDIPMAHVLYRGPFGPECLAHTRGKETISGKELHMREGIVIRPVKERYEHDIGRVILKSVNEDYLLRGGETTEFE
- a CDS encoding thioredoxin domain-containing protein → MNPSSEYISRQLQEGRRPNRLIEEKSPYLLQHAFNPVDWHPWGEEAFEKARRENKPIFLSIGYSTCHWCHVMERESFENPDIAKLLNEYFVCIKVDREERPDVDKVYMTAVQAMTGSGGWPMSVWLTPNLQPFFAGTYFPPDSRYGRPGFPDLLKRLHAAWMEQREQVLKSAEEIIKALQEHTAIAAAPDSTLLLGPILRTAYSQFYSSYDERLGGFGQAPKFPRPAVFNFLLRYYARTNEKGALDMALATLRKMWAGGMNDHLGGGFHRYSVDAYWRVPHFEKMLYDQAQLVWSYLEAYQITHDDFFANAAHDILNYVLRDLTHPDGGFYSAEDADSAPEAAHPDKKEEGAFYLWRQHEICDLLGTEKAEIFNYCYGVSDTGNTISDPQGEFRDKNVLYAAYTLAEAARRFKRSEAEIKGILDDSKKKLFEVRKTRPRPQLDDKIITAWNGLMISAFARAYQVLDEPEYLQAAERAADFVLKQIYNPQTKTLKRRYRDGEAKYPAHLDDYAFFTMGLLDLYEAAFDIKWVDQAVALTETQNRLFWDKNDGGFYDTSGEDETILLRTKEDYDGAEPSGNSIAVLNLLRLSQMLDRKEWWDMAEKTLRLFAGRLQSIPHAMPQMLTAVDFSLDKPNQIFIAGQPQAPDTRLMLRAVHGRFMPNKILLLMDGGEGQDYFSRFLPFVKSMTSLNQKATVYVCENYTCQLPTTDIPVMVQLLERKKTAEEN
- a CDS encoding radical SAM protein, coding for MRITEIFYSIQGESSFIGTPCVFIRTTGCNLRCVWCDTAYSFYGGEEISLDEIMKTVESYGCQLVEITGGEPMLQKEIYELCDRLLAANYTVLIETGGSLDLSQLDPRVIKIVDLKCPGSGEVERNYWPNLEILQPHDQIKFVIKDRADYDWALKVIRQHRLDERFHLLFSPVFGEMELRPLAEWMLADHVKARLQIQLHKFIWSPEMRGV
- a CDS encoding DNA internalization-related competence protein ComEC/Rec2, with protein sequence MAIAFCLGILLEHKLQLPGTMVSISFIIAFTGAAFIFLRQRKSDRARQGREENSAEFIAKNAWPRLQTVDYLLLAACLTAGMLRTHFELSPSPNAISAFAESSTEVMLLGKVNDLPEHRHERWRFPLLVQRVRTAAGWNNVNGAVMVFSDSLGEVEVGEQLLLRGFLRLADGSRNPGAFDYRAFLQAQDISAIFSCTDPAPLWRDKPRPAYSWRRAIAQSRIWINEQLSRFSHGQSLTLLRGLLIGERDEISKEIIEAFQRTGLVHILAVSGSNVGFIVLIIFVALWLLRVPRRWHLIFFLIGIVFYMFLTGAQPPVVRASIMATVIIIGESLERQADIYNSLGVAAIILLLWQPLQLLQLGFQLSFVAVLGIAYLYRPLALLFRRLLAFRWLPIRWTLSLLAVSFAAQLAILPFSLQAFGRLPVTAILGNLVIIPAAFIIVAATTVACVFSFLEFGLQAFGAIADFASNAMIKFTQWLAEIPLAYVDGVYVSPWLLLFYIITLALFVEWRRSHLARRWLLLAGLIVLNIFVWQGAWAAGAKLRVTFFDVGQGDAALLEFPHGHLLIDAGPLQENYDAAERVLIPFLRTRGIRQLDAVVISHPHADHLGGLPVLLREVKIKKVFICGVETDSPLEQRCEKLADSLRAPVLTLRAGERLPDFAPAEIWVLHPCRGEFNFEKLNDASIVIKVIFGQHAFLFPGDAEFESESHLLESAGVLDSDVLKVGHHGSKSSSLPHFLSAVSPQWAVVSVGRWNNFGHPDPRVLARYDSLGIRLLRTDRDGAVIFETDGKVLKRIR
- a CDS encoding CHAT domain-containing protein, whose protein sequence is MMKEGGVSRHRREYNLIASFARGVFMLLLVVMLSPSARAQQIPTAYWRAAQAMGEDDYPTARRLFSTMLLGKDYYFNAYWRLAECYALEGRFDQGQAFFKNLLTRGAPAGEVYSALSFLAEIQGDSKRNAEYCWQAVQHRTEFLSRHQKLIDLAPAFGLEQQVREHLTARLAKNPRDWPAQYALAYWEKSRGRLEAAMTQFAKLSAAGLTSWRVYYQWAMQLMLINKLDSAQTVVDRGLAATATINDKDGEAQLLHFKGYLFMRQGRFHSADSILSRAEQLSREIGYLTLQSDLAATISGLRLRQGRLQQALAQAKIVAEISTRLHNQYGKMQAHHYAAEAYHAMGLYEKERQERMQAYQWADSSKNESNRQIMMHNLAGVYQAVGDHYQALAYFEEVIAFARKHQQMLYLASCLQSQAVSLAELHRFDEAEKHYEEALTIARKGDLKELECGILLNFAGLWQKRDNWNMVEKAAATALSLARRAQLKTGVIEALVQLGEAELHNRQVRQAEEHFREAQRLSAEAGFYLPLIASMNGLGRIAAASGNNDKAAAILSEAAALVSRRIFSEHAAATSSLLPLEKELFFALSRAYIRLHEPARALESIEQMRDLVVRRRLQQSGLFTYTALADSFRQQGARLDTLLLQKRLQLARLMAADSASDKMIQLRLEIAGLELRQNQLWEKIGLAAGKNFSAYTSLQLSSFQQELAKRQEVALVYLVGEDGVLILALDGETIQAHELEIKKTELQALISQVNPALHYALQDSQHLQLISPLLFRYQPRTASQLYQLLLAGFIDKTPGKKLLLIPDEQLHFLPFEILLTDATTDTLAKNYRQLPFALKNYTVRYASSLQAAFNQQSRHAQTPATVVALAQAMPRLDNSTNGFADLWQTRSEVLKIRKILGRAAVEIVEGPFSTGTEWRNDLRQSAILHFAVHSEAQNAEPLSSRIILEERETGSTSLYAFEIFAMHLPDGRLAFLSSCNTASGVLRGSEGLQGFVQAFRAAGIPSVIGSLWPAEAEASSRLAAEFYRHLRGGESAAEALRRAKLALLETDKSLPFFWAAFQYYGVDQTFRFRQGLDMTPFAAVILAALILGAIRRFRWPSSRSN
- a CDS encoding Uma2 family endonuclease, which gives rise to MAIAIIPSTPKIQFTYEDYLELPDDGKRYEIIDGELYMSISPTPSHQKIVRNFLFALTLYLKRHPVGEVMPAPLEVFFSQTNIAQPDIIFISNERSDIIKPIQIKGAPDLVIEVLSPSTEKRDRTVKLKMYAKFGVREYWMAKEKTATVEIFRLQDDELVPVAPLGKSGVLTSPLFPGLEISLDEIFSF
- a CDS encoding haloacid dehalogenase-like hydrolase; translation: MKILLFDIDGTLIHSGGSGKHAMEVAFEEIYRIAGGLDGVLLAGQTDPKILMDAFQKHHLAWRDEQVEKFKERYFIHLAEDMQRPRPTRRVMPGFPKLLEELKKMPDIHIGLLTGNWIRGAEIKLAYFDLWKYFEFGAFGDDEWDRNKLVPHALRRAEEKFGIRPQRDRVYVIGDTPRDIHCARPHGATAVAVATGEYSVAALRAEKPDFLFADFGATQKVLNVFR